Sequence from the Enhydrobacter sp. genome:
CGTTCGTCGTTGGTCGCGAAGGAGACTCGCACGTGGCAATTGTCGAGGATGGCGTTGTTCGGTCCGTAGGCCTTCTCGATCTGATTGAGCGACTGAGCGATGAGAAAGCTCTTCAGCCCATACCCGGCCATGAAGGCGAGCGCCGACTCGAAAAAGTCTAGGCGGCCCAGTGCCGGGAACTCGTCTAGCATCAGTAAGAGCCGCTGTTGTCGACGCTGGTCATGGAGATCCTCGGTGAGCCGGCGACCGATCTGGTTCAAAACGAGCCTGATGAGCGGCTTGGTTCGGCTGATGTCGGAGGGCGGCACCACGAGGTAGAGCGTGGTCGGTCGTTCGTCCTCAATGAGGTCACGAATGCGCCAATCGCAGCGCCGAGTTACCTGGGCGACCACGGGATCGCGGTAGAGACCGAGAAAGGACATGGCGGTCGAGAGAACGCCGGAGCGTTCGTTCTCGCTCTTGTTCAGGAGCTCTCTCGCGGCCGAGGCGACCACGGGGTGCGGGCCGGCCGCCCCGAGATGCGGCGTCGTCATCATCGCGTGAAGTGTCTTCTCGATCGCCCGCTTGGGGTCTGATAGCAGAGCCGAGACGCTCGCCAATGTCTTCTCCTCCTCGGCGTACAGCACGTGCAGGATCGCTCCGACCAGAAGGGAGTGGCTTGTCTTCTCCCAGTGATTCCTCCGCTCCAGAGCTCCCTCGGGATCTACCAGGACGTCGGCAATGTTCTGGACGTCTCGCACCTCCCACTCGCCGCGACGGACTTCCAGCAGAGGATTGTAGGCGGCCGACTGCGCGTTCGTTGGATCGAACAGCAGAATGCGGCCGTGCTGAGCCCGAAACCCCGAAGTCAGCTGGAAGTTCTCTCCCTTGATGTCATGAACGATCGCGCTGCCCGGCCACGTGAGCAGAGTTGGGACCACGAGCCCAACACCCTTGCCGCTGCGCGTCGGTGCAAAACACAACACGTGCTCTGGGCCGTCGTGGCGCAGGTACTCGTGATCGAGCCGTCCAAGCACGACGCCGTCTGGCCCTAGAAGACGAGCGCTGCGTGCCTCACGCGCCGTCGCCCAACGCGCTGAGCCGTAGGTGGCGACGTTCTTCGCCTCACGCGCCCGCCACACCGACATGCCGATAGCGACGGCGATGGATATGAATCCGCCCGATGCGGCAATAAAGGCTCCCTCGACGAAGATGGCGGGCGCGTAGGCGTCATAGGAGTACCACCAGGCGAAGAACGACGGAGGAAAGTAGACGGGTATGCCGCCTGCAATCTCGAACCAGGGATGCCCAAGCTGAGGCTGATAGCCAAGCCGCCAGGCAGTCCACTGCGTGGCCACCCAGAGCGTGACCAGCACGATCGAGAAGACGATCGTGATCTGGCCCCAAAGGATTTTGGTCGCAGACATGGCTGCAACATGAGGCGAGAGACCATCATGACGACAAGGGTGCAACGTCTCGGTGGCGGTCGTAGCGTGCAATTCGGACGACGCACGCTGGACAGTCAGAGGCTGAGGCCACGCTTGCGACCAAGGTTCCAATCAACGTGGCCACCCGGTAGGACCACGCCGGCAACATGCTCGTTGGCGTGCCGCTCCAGAGCAGGCCGCCAGGGCACGAGCTGAAAGCCCAGCCCGTCATCGATCATCGCAAAGCGGCCCGATGACAGGACGATACGCTGGCGATAGATGCCAGCGACGTGCTTACCTTCGCCCGCGGGCTGGTAGGCCAGTCCCGTCTCGACCGCGAGCTTGGCGGCCGCCTCATTGATCTCGCGACGTCGCAGCGTGTCGAGCAAGTCGCGAGCGAAGACCGTTTGCTGCCCTTGCCGTCGGGCCAAGCCTTCAGTCGCGAGATGGTCGATCCTCCGATCCATGGCATCCCGTACAGCGACTCCAAAACCCGAACCGGTCGCGGTGTCGCGCGAAAGCAGCTGGCGATCGAGCCAAGTCGCCCCAGGCGCGAAAACCTGTTCTTGCAGCGAGAGGTCAGATCGAACAGCGAGCGACAGTCGGTCGTAACCTTTGTCGTCCCGGTAGGCGCGCGCCTCGACAATGGCTCCCGGCTTGGCATCACCGGTCATCTCGAGCGCAGAGAACTGGAGATGGTGCGTGCGACCATCAATCCCATCGACGATGGCATAGGCAGATCCTCTGAGTTCATCGTGCAGTCCGCGCTCGACAAGGCGGCCCAGCACCTGGTCGGTCACCCGATCACCATGGAGTGCAAAGCCAGAAACATCCGCCTCACGCCCGGCCGCGACCATGGCACGGTGCATGGTCTTGATGATGTCTCCCCGAATGGAGAGATCGCGCAGCGTCTGCTCCAGCCCGGGCTTGAAGGTCCAGCGACCCGGGGCGACCTGGTCGCCAAGCCCAAGCCGCTCGAGCTTCGCTATCCGACCGACCATCAGACGGCGTAGCTCGGGGTCCTCATCAGGCGACCCCGGACGAAGATCGGCGACCCCTCCCCCTTCGTCCGCGGCGGCACGGAGCGCCCGATCAAGGCCGGTCCACCGTTCAGCCTCGACCTCTCTTTCAAGAGCTGAACTGATCTCGCGATCGCTGCGTGGGCCGAGCTCGAGTGTAACCCGGTCGGCCGCTCGTGCCCGCATACCGCGGCTGATGTAGTCACGACTGATGACGAGGTCCTTGCCATCATCGGCCCGCCCACGCACCAGCACGTGGACGTGCGGATTGTCGGTGTTCCAGTGATCGACGGCGATCCAGTCCAGCTTGGTTCCAAGGTCCCCTTCGGCCTCCGCCATCAGCTCTCGGGTAAAGGCCTGCAAGTCCGACATCCGGGCGGCATCTTCTGGCGAAATGGTGAAGCGGAAGTGATGGCGGTCCTGCTCGCACCGCTCGGCAAAGGCCTGGCTGTCCGCATCTTCCGATCTCGCATCGAACATCCGCGCGTCAGCGCCATCACGGGTCACGCCGTCGCGCTTCAAATAGGCGACATGCTTGGCCAGAGGCGCCGAACGGAACTGCTTTCCCTGATGGCGAACCACCCGGGTCATGATGACGACCCGCCGACCGGGAGATCGCAGGGAAAGAGCGAGGGCGGCGCGGCGGCCGCGGCCGAAGCGGGACCCCGCCCCGCCCCTGGCGCGGCCGAAGGCCGGCCCGGTATGGCCCGCTTTCTTCGCGGCCCGCATGACCTGCGCGACGAAACTCTTGGGCCTGGCTGCCCAGCGACCTCCGTCGCGAATACGGCCAGGCCGAACCCGGAGGTCGTCGTCGCCCCTTCTCACGGCCTTCGTCCCTTGGCATTGATAGGAGAGATGGCGCTTGGGCCGTTGATATCACTGGCTTTTCTCGCGCGAGCGCCGGCATCGCGACGCGAAGGATTGGCAGAAACCTCAATCCCACCAACCACATGCGCCCGACCGCGGTCGGCGCTTTTATCTTGCCGTCCGTGGATTGGGCTTTCCTGAGGCCTCCAGCTCACTCGGGCAATCGGGAGAATGCAGGAACAGGGGCCGCTGTCGACATGTCGCATCATTCGAACCGCGCTGCACCTGTCCGGCCGACGAACAGTCCCTCGGCCCGGGGCTGCAGCGCAAACTCGCCGGCAAGGGAACGGCCAACGGAAGCGCGGCCGGATGGTGGTAGCGGTGACAATGATCCTGCCCGCGAACCGCCAGGACTACGCGACGCGAATAGCGCCGCTTCTTGCCAAGGGATCGCACGCCGGGTGATAGCGAGGGCACCTCCACGCTGCGTCTCGCCGATCATCGGGGCGATTGTTGCGACGTAGAGCTGCGTCTCGTTCGGCAGCTCCCGACCAGACGCCAAGTATTTCTCGTAGCGTTGGGGACCTGCATTGTAGGCCGCCAGAAATCCAGGTGACCCGTAGCGGTCATGCATCTCCCGCAGGTATGCGGCGCCAGCAAGAATGTTGTCGCGCGGGTCAAAGGGATCGACGCCGAAGCCATGGCGGGACCGCAAGTCGGTCCACGTATCAGGCATAATCTGCATGAGACCCATCGCGCCCCCCGGCGAGACGGCGCGCGCATCTCCACCGCTTTCCAGCATCATGACAGCATTGATCCAAGGGATCGGCACATCGAAGCGCCGCGCAGCCTCAGCAACGAAGTCGGCAAATGGATCCGCAGCAGCTTCCCTCTTCGACTGATTGACGACGAATGGTTCGGCATGCGTGGGGCAAGCTACTGCCGCGGTCAGCAAAGGCAGAAGAACCATGGCCAGCACCGCGCCAAGCCGACCAACACCTCGCCGGTTCATGACCGGGAAGGGAGCAAGGTTGAGATGCTTGGCGGGGAAGCGGTTGGCAGTTCGAACACAAAAGGAGTGCATGGTCATTCCTTCTCGATCCAAACGGGCTGTGCGCGCGCGAGAACGGCAGAGGACGAGATCGGTCCAAAGTATCGGCCGTCAAACGAATCGGCTGATTGCCAATTCATGAGGAAGACTTCGTCGGCAGCTATGACGCGACATCCTTGCCAGACCGGCAGCGGTCGGCCGCGACTGTCTCGCTCTCGCGCAACGCCCACGGCGACGGCATCGACGAAGATCGAGAGCCTTACCCTGCAAACGACTTGTCCAGGGAGGGCCAAAACATGTTTCAGCATGGGGACACCGCGCGGCAGATAGCTACGATCGGCGAGGAAGCTTGCGAGCGGGTCCGGCGGCAGCACAGCGACAAGCTCGCCGACATGCCGAACCTTGCTTGGGTGCAAGCTGTATAGGCCGAGCGGAACGCTCGCCGAGGCGTTCCATATGTAAAGCGGTGTATGCCCGTGGCCACAGGCCAGAGCCAGCACGCCAGTGCTACCCAGAGCGCAGACCAGGATCGCTCTGCGCGGGGTCACGGCTCGATCCGTTGACGCTGCAGCCAGGCCTGATGACGCGAGCGCGTGTACCATCGCGGCGTCTCGCCGGCAGACAGACGGTTATGGACATGCCGCCAGTAGTCCGGCGCCGCGTCAGCAGGATCGACACCAATTGCTTCAACGGTATCGATCATCTGCAGTACCTGCTGGACCTTCGCCCAGCCGGAGATCCGCAGCAGGATGTCGCCTCCAGGGCGCACGTAGGGGACGGTGGCGCACGACGCACCGGCCGGTACCGTGCGTAGGATGTCGATGCGGGACACGATGGTGCCGAAATCGTTGGCGGCCCAGCGGACGAAGGCAAAGATGCTGCCGGGCGTGAACGACAGGACACGCCGTCGGCGATCGAGGATCTGTTCGGCCGCCGGTCGGCCGAAGCGGATCCAGTGCTCGATGTGCTTCTCGAGCCACAGGAGCTCGACGCGGGTGAGATCGCTCATGCTGCACGACCGACGCCAAGCGGACGCACCAGCTGCTCCCGTCCCGGCCCACCGGCTATCCCCAGTTGTGGATGCACGTCGTCCGTTAGACAGATTCCGAAGGAATCTGAGTTAGGGAAGTTAAGGGCGGTCCAAGTCGCTGAGCACCAAGGACAAATCGCTAAATCGGGTCCCCGATAGCACGAGGATCGGGTCCCCGATGGCACGATAGTCGGGGTCCCCGACAGCACGAGCCGAGTCACAGCTTATCCCCAGGGCGAACGACCATGGGCGAGAAAATGAGTCGTTCGATCCCGCGCGAGTCGCGCTGGATGACCAGCTGGTAGCCCGGCAGGGTCTGTCGGCGCACAATCTCGCGCAGGTCGTACGCGAAGTGCTTGGGCGGTGAGAGGCTGCCCGATTTACGATGCAGGTGCAGAATATCGAAGCTCCAGCCGCCGACCTGGTGCCCGCCATGCTTGCGCACCACGCGGTAGAGCCAGCGCTCAAGCCCGCCCGTCAGCTCGAAATACGCGCGGTCGATAGTCAACACCAGTGCTTCATCCAGCACGCCCGCGTAGAACCAATCGGGCAGGATCAGTTCAAGGCCAAGCGGTCGACCGTGTGCATCGGCTGTCTCTTTCCATTCATTGATCCAGGAGAAGCGGTGTCGTCGGCGCTCCGCCGGCTGGCGGATGGACGTCAGCACCGTCGTCGACTGCAGACGGTCGAGCGCAGCCTTCAGACGATCATAGTCACGCACGCTAGTACCACGCCCGACGAACGTCAGAATCTCATACGGCGTGGCAGCCATGAGACGGGACGTCTTCAAGCCAGCATCGCGCGCCTCGATGATTTGTGAGGCGGCCCAAATTAGGACGTCTGCGTCCCAAATGGTGGCCATGCCGTGTTCCGGAACGGCTTCGACGCGTATCTGAATGC
This genomic interval carries:
- a CDS encoding conjugal transfer protein TraG; this translates as MSATKILWGQITIVFSIVLVTLWVATQWTAWRLGYQPQLGHPWFEIAGGIPVYFPPSFFAWWYSYDAYAPAIFVEGAFIAASGGFISIAVAIGMSVWRAREAKNVATYGSARWATAREARSARLLGPDGVVLGRLDHEYLRHDGPEHVLCFAPTRSGKGVGLVVPTLLTWPGSAIVHDIKGENFQLTSGFRAQHGRILLFDPTNAQSAAYNPLLEVRRGEWEVRDVQNIADVLVDPEGALERRNHWEKTSHSLLVGAILHVLYAEEEKTLASVSALLSDPKRAIEKTLHAMMTTPHLGAAGPHPVVASAARELLNKSENERSGVLSTAMSFLGLYRDPVVAQVTRRCDWRIRDLIEDERPTTLYLVVPPSDISRTKPLIRLVLNQIGRRLTEDLHDQRRQQRLLLMLDEFPALGRLDFFESALAFMAGYGLKSFLIAQSLNQIEKAYGPNNAILDNCHVRVSFATNDERTAKRVSDALGTATEIRDAKNYAGHRLSPWLGHLMVSRQETARPLLTPGEVMQLPPTDELVLVSGCPPIRAKKVRYYEDQQLKDRILPSPKTTSAEPRRATAIDDWSGSDAPCSDRARTEPRSPGAPTEDPANSGIRREPELPEHEDIAPDPVMPSAEFAFGEDEPDDEAVRARVLRAKARGLARQAAMDPSDGIDL
- a CDS encoding DUF3363 domain-containing protein; the encoded protein is MRRGDDDLRVRPGRIRDGGRWAARPKSFVAQVMRAAKKAGHTGPAFGRARGGAGSRFGRGRRAALALSLRSPGRRVVIMTRVVRHQGKQFRSAPLAKHVAYLKRDGVTRDGADARMFDARSEDADSQAFAERCEQDRHHFRFTISPEDAARMSDLQAFTRELMAEAEGDLGTKLDWIAVDHWNTDNPHVHVLVRGRADDGKDLVISRDYISRGMRARAADRVTLELGPRSDREISSALEREVEAERWTGLDRALRAAADEGGGVADLRPGSPDEDPELRRLMVGRIAKLERLGLGDQVAPGRWTFKPGLEQTLRDLSIRGDIIKTMHRAMVAAGREADVSGFALHGDRVTDQVLGRLVERGLHDELRGSAYAIVDGIDGRTHHLQFSALEMTGDAKPGAIVEARAYRDDKGYDRLSLAVRSDLSLQEQVFAPGATWLDRQLLSRDTATGSGFGVAVRDAMDRRIDHLATEGLARRQGQQTVFARDLLDTLRRREINEAAAKLAVETGLAYQPAGEGKHVAGIYRQRIVLSSGRFAMIDDGLGFQLVPWRPALERHANEHVAGVVLPGGHVDWNLGRKRGLSL
- a CDS encoding lytic transglycosylase domain-containing protein, with translation MVLLPLLTAAVACPTHAEPFVVNQSKREAAADPFADFVAEAARRFDVPIPWINAVMMLESGGDARAVSPGGAMGLMQIMPDTWTDLRSRHGFGVDPFDPRDNILAGAAYLREMHDRYGSPGFLAAYNAGPQRYEKYLASGRELPNETQLYVATIAPMIGETQRGGALAITRRAIPWQEAALFASRSPGGSRAGSLSPLPPSGRASVGRSLAGEFALQPRAEGLFVGRTGAARFE
- a CDS encoding S26 family signal peptidase; the encoded protein is MTPRRAILVCALGSTGVLALACGHGHTPLYIWNASASVPLGLYSLHPSKVRHVGELVAVLPPDPLASFLADRSYLPRGVPMLKHVLALPGQVVCRVRLSIFVDAVAVGVARERDSRGRPLPVWQGCRVIAADEVFLMNWQSADSFDGRYFGPISSSAVLARAQPVWIEKE
- a CDS encoding DUF2840 domain-containing protein, which translates into the protein MSDLTRVELLWLEKHIEHWIRFGRPAAEQILDRRRRVLSFTPGSIFAFVRWAANDFGTIVSRIDILRTVPAGASCATVPYVRPGGDILLRISGWAKVQQVLQMIDTVEAIGVDPADAAPDYWRHVHNRLSAGETPRWYTRSRHQAWLQRQRIEP
- a CDS encoding replication initiator protein A, with amino-acid sequence MRRKPPSERDQLDLFRALPGDLAPRDSQDLMAYPFFSLAKSKRLVPIDFRVGGIQIRVEAVPEHGMATIWDADVLIWAASQIIEARDAGLKTSRLMAATPYEILTFVGRGTSVRDYDRLKAALDRLQSTTVLTSIRQPAERRRHRFSWINEWKETADAHGRPLGLELILPDWFYAGVLDEALVLTIDRAYFELTGGLERWLYRVVRKHGGHQVGGWSFDILHLHRKSGSLSPPKHFAYDLREIVRRQTLPGYQLVIQRDSRGIERLIFSPMVVRPGDKL